One window from the genome of Paramisgurnus dabryanus chromosome 20, PD_genome_1.1, whole genome shotgun sequence encodes:
- the LOC135737563 gene encoding uncharacterized protein, whose translation MPASLKKTINDRRVKDLLLRYVQLFPPVSCYLEVNVDRAIYGQDRCRSFTFLEMRQWYSLHKLGPAKRENGAGGVHLYKAVAGDEGEGHHHQVPEVLQALHSRKRESSTRFQSSCRHFQLFKALLPAAATSQLSWSNDALDDTVFLPISTSQPVFVRSPEQLPLSTSVPATADHPEQTPLRNEQEGKAQQAQEAPAVLHQQGWLVSS comes from the exons ATGCCGGCATCCCTAAAAAAAACCATTAATGACCGGAGGGTGAAGGACCTCCTCCTGAGGTATGTGCAGCTGTTCCCTCCGGTCTCCTGCTACCTCGAGGTCAACGTGGACAGGGCAATTTATGGGCAGGACCGCTGCAGGTCGTTCACTTTCCTCGAGATGCGGCAGTGGTACAGCCTGCACAAGCTGGGACCGGCCAAGAGAGAAAATGGCGCAGGAGGCGTACACCTCTACAAAGCAGTGGCTGGTGATGAAGGAGAAGGACATCACCACCAAGTCCCAGAAGTGCTTCAGGCGCTACATTCTCGAAAGAGAG AATCCTCCACCAGATTCCAATCTTCCTGCCGCCACTTCCAGCTCTTCAAGGCTTTATTGCCAG CCGCTGCCACCTCCCAGTTGTCATGGTCCAATGACGCTCTGGACGACACAGTCTTCTTGCCCATCTCCACCAGCCAGCCTGTGTTCGTCAGGAGTCCCGAACAGCTGCCGCTCTCCACCAGCGTGCCAGCAACTGCAGACCATCCTGAACAGACTCCTTTGCGTAACGAGCAAGAAGGCAAAGCGCAGCAAGCACAAGAAGCCCCTGCTGTCCTCCACCAGCAAGGCTGGTTAGTCTCCTCCTGA